ACGAATTTGATCTGGTGCAGTTTGCTTACTTCAAGATAACGCAGCCACAGGTCTTTATTCTTCTTATCCTTAAAACCTTTTTGAAGCCAACCGTATACCCATCGCTTTTCGATAGCATCGATCACGTACTTGGAATCGGAGTAAATAGTAACAGATTGATTTAGGCTTTTCAGCGCTTCAAGGCCTTTGATAACCGCTAACAATTCCATACGGTTATTGGTGGTTTTGCGAAAACCCTGCGAAAGTTCTTTATAATGTTTGCCTGAGCGCAGGATAACGCCGTAACCGCCCGGTCCCGGGTTTCCGCTTGATGCACCGTCAGTGAAAATTTCAATCATGTTTTGTAGTCCAATGACCACGGTTGACAACTTATAGCCAGTGGTCAAAAATATAATAATTATACAGAACTATGGATTATTGTCTATCGGCCGTCGGCTAAGAAACCTTTTTCACCTTCAACCTCAACGAATTGCCGATGACTACCACGTCGGAAAAAGCCATAGCCAAAGCGCCGAACATTGGGTTTAAAAAACCAAAAGCAGCAATGGGGATGGCAACAATATTATAGGCAAATGCCCAAAACAGGTTTTGTTTGATGGTGATTAAGGTGTGCCGGCTTATCTGCAGGAATTTTACAAGGGAATAAAGATTCGTATTCAGCAGTATTACTTTTGCAGACTGGATAGCTACCTGGCTGGAATCATTCATCGAGACACCAATGTCGGCCTGGGTAAGGGCAGGTGCATCGTTAATCCCATCGCCAACCATAATTGTTTGGCCCTTCTTTTTATAAATGTCAATAACTGTAAGCTTTTCAGATGGGAGTTTTTCTCCATGTACTTCTTTGATACCCAACGCAAGGGCGACTTTTTCACACCTGCTCTGCCTGTCGCCGCTTAGCAGTACAGGTTTTATGCCCATGCCTTTTAATTGGGTTATTAAAGAAGCGGCCTCAGGTTTTATCTCATCATCTATTTCTATCTGGGCCATTAGCACTTGGTTCTTATACAGCGACACATTAAATAAGGCATCTTTGTTTTTGTCTTTTGAGGCGCCAAGGAAATAGTGGTTCCCATCGACATCCTCGGCACGCATGCCTAAACCTTTCTCCTCGGTTACTGACTTTAGTATCAGCTTTTGTTGAGGTAAGCCCTTCAGGCCGTCGACTAATGAACGGGCAATGGGATGGTTCGACCGCTCTTCAATAGCGGTGATCGTCCCCCTTATTACACTGGTATCAAAACCAGCCTCTGCTTTTATATCATTTATGCTAAATTTTCCGGTAGTTAAAGTGCCGGTTTTATCAAAAACGATATATTTTGCCCGGGTTACCGTCTCAACTGTGTCGCCGCCTTTGATCAGTATACCATTTTTTGCTGCCCTGCCCAGGCCCACCATAACCGCTGTTGGTGTGGCCAGTCCCATGGCACAAGGGCAGGAAATAACCAGCACGGCTATGGCATTCATGATGGCGTGCTGCAGGCCTGCATGGCCGACCATCCAGGTTAGCACAAAGGTGACCAAAGCGATAATAATGACAGCCGGAACAAATATTGCAGCAACCTGATCACCCGTTTTTTGGATGGGCGGCTTCGCACTTTGCGCTTTTTTCATTAACTCGATTATCTGGGCCAAAACGGTGTTCGAGCCAACTTTTGTAGCCATCATGGTGATATTACCATGTTCAAGAATGGACCCGCCTATTAATTTATCGTATTTTGCTTTCTCAACCGGGATGCTTTCACCGGTCAGCATCGACTCATTAACAGAAGCATTGCCAGAGATCACCTCACCATCTACCGGTATTTTATCGCCCGTGTTAACCTGCAAGGTATCGCCTGCACGCACTTCCTTTGCGCTGATCACTTCAATTTCGCCGTTAACAACCCGGCGGGCATTAACTTGTTGTATTTTAATAAGGTCCTTTACTGCTGAAGTGGTTTGCGTAACCGAGCGTTTTTCAAATAAGTTGCCAAGCAGTACAAGGGTGATAATGGTAGCGCAGGTTTCGTAAAACTGGTAACGCATTCCTAAATGCTGGAGCGTGCCGATCAGGCTATAAATAAAAGCGGACGATGAGCCGATAAATATCAGTACATCCATGTTAGGTACACCGCCTTTAACAGAACTCCACGCGCTTTTGCCAAAATGCTGGCATCCGACAATAAAAACTGGCAGGCACAATGCAAACTGCGCCCATGGATCGGACAAAAAATGCCAGGGAAGCAACATTGAAACAAGCAGGGGTATGGTGAACAGCGCGCAAAAGATCAGTTTATTTTCGACCTTATCATAAAACTTCTCCTTGTGGGTTGCCGCATCATCAATCACTTTATAGCCTAAGCCTTCGATACTTTTAATTGCATCTTTAACAGCGGCATCGTTATCAGCCGAAAACTTTACCTCTTCAGATGCGAAGTCGACAAGGATATCATGGAACCCTTTTTTTTCCAGTAATTTATGAACCGAAATGGCGCAATTATTACAATGCATCCCGGTCACATTCAGTTCAACTAATTGATCTGCCATAGCTGCAAATTTCGGTAATATATACAGGGTGCCGGTAAGTTGAATGTAATATTAAAAATTTGCTTGATTTTCGGGGGTATTTTTTTACATTTGCAACCTCCAAACGGTAGGCATAGCTCAGTTGGTTAGAGCACCAGATTGTGGTTCTGGGGGTCGTGGGTTCGAGCCCCATTGCTTACCCGTACTACCTCCCGCGAAAACGGGAGGTTTTTTTATGCATTGATTTTTAGGTATTTAACACATTGTTTTAGGGGGAAATGGTGTTTGGTGATTTTTACTCAAAGCGAACACTGGTGCTGATTTTTTTTGCAATTAAAACAAAATCAATTAGTTAGAAAATGCATAAGTGTTCGAGCTCTATAATAAGGTTCAAGAGTTTTATTTGTAAATTATTCGATAATAATTTCATTTTTGCTTTAGCAAGCTCCAATCATTATTTAGGTGGCCCTTTTACTTTTATCTACTGGCCGGCGATTTTTATGCGCACTTTCTCCGGTACCTGATAGTCGATGCAGCAACTCCAAACTCATCAGGGAGAGCCAGATCCGAAACCTCGTTTATCCCGACCCTGATCAGCGCCATATGATGAATGGTATGTTCCAGGTTGTAAATTACCTCACGGTTAAAACTTGTCGTAATTAGCAGGGGCGAAGAATTATCTCCATAACTTGCTGCCAGCAGCAGATCCTTATTATGTTTATTAAGATCAGATATAACAACCTGTAGTAATTCTATGGCAAAATCCTTATGGCTTTCTATCCTGATATCTCTTTCGCGGTTATCATAGTCAATTATGCCGATATCATACCCCTTGTATAAGCAAATAAAAAGTTCGATGATATGCCTTACATGTTGCCCAATGGTAGCATTGAACAATGTTGCACAGGGCTGTTTGTATTCTGCATCCGTCAATTGACGCAGCGACTCTTCCAGTTGAGTAAATACGTTCTTTACCGATTCATTTGTCTGCATAACTTCTGTGTCTTTATTACTTAATTTTCTTATTATCGACGAACAAAAATAAGATGGTAAACGATCTTGCTTTGTCGTGTAACCGACATTGCCGGCGAATTTGTGGATGAAAAAGACAGGACGATTGTCGCGGAGCCGACAAAGGAGTCTGAATAGCCGGACTAATTTTGCTTCGGAATGGAAGAATTAGCAAAAGAAATAACACTTGATGTAAGCAGGGCGGTCGAAATATTGGCCGCACTCATCATTGGAATAGCCGTGGTGCAAACCCTGTTCAATTATATTATCCCCATAAAGCGAAACAGCATCCGGATTTCGAAGGAGGAGTTGCGCGTCAGGTTTGGGAGTTCGGTTGCCGTTTCACTTGAACTGTTGTTAGGCGCAGATGTGCTGGCCACGGCAATTGCCCCAAGCTGGGACGACATAGGGAAGCTGGCGGCCATCGCAGTCATCAGAACGTTGTTGAATTATTTTCTCGGCAAAGAACTTAAGGAGATCGGAAGCAAAGAATAAGCTTGAAATTTCCAGGTATGAGTAAGATCGCGCTATACTATGAGGTGAGGCCCGGTCGTAAAATACTTTACAGTCATTCCCGGCGGTAACTGAGCGATGACTAAACATTACCACAACAACCGGCTGTTTTGATCAGTCAAGCATTATTGTAAACTTTTATCAGGGGCTCGCGCAATACTAATGCTTCATCAGTGCAATACCAATACAGGGCATCGGCTATGGACTCAGGTTTTACCCAGTTTTCAAAACTGGCGTCAGGCATATTTTTGCGGTTCAAGGGAGTGTCGATAGTGCTGGGGATCACCACGCTGGTAACCACGTTCCTGCCCGTAGCCTCATCATTCATCAAGTCGGCAAGGCGAAAAACAAGGGACTTTGCAAGCCCATAAGCCACCATACCCTTCCCGTTTTTAGCATCCAGCCCTGGCCTGGATCCGGTCATAAAAATGCGGCCGCCCCTTTGCTTTAGCATTTGCACAAATACCGGGCGCGCCACGTTATAAGTTGCTTCGAAATTAAGCTTATACTGTTTTGCGATGTCGGTAACCGGTGTTGTTTCGATGGTTC
Above is a window of Mucilaginibacter ginsenosidivorans DNA encoding:
- a CDS encoding SDR family NAD(P)-dependent oxidoreductase — its product is MKIVIVTGSTGNMGQAIAKKFITEGHFVIGTATANDATTPDLPANRFEKVIVDLLDETASQQFVDDVVSRYGRIDAALLTVGGFAMGTIETTPVTDIAKQYKLNFEATYNVARPVFVQMLKQRGGRIFMTGSRPGLDAKNGKGMVAYGLAKSLVFRLADLMNDEATGRNVVTSVVIPSTIDTPLNRKNMPDASFENWVKPESIADALYWYCTDEALVLREPLIKVYNNA
- the rnhA gene encoding ribonuclease HI, which codes for MIEIFTDGASSGNPGPGGYGVILRSGKHYKELSQGFRKTTNNRMELLAVIKGLEALKSLNQSVTIYSDSKYVIDAIEKRWVYGWLQKGFKDKKNKDLWLRYLEVSKLHQIKFVWVRGHAGHPENERCDELAVAAGKQKDLLIDSVFEAEAGKVNLL
- a CDS encoding DUF1622 domain-containing protein, translated to MEELAKEITLDVSRAVEILAALIIGIAVVQTLFNYIIPIKRNSIRISKEELRVRFGSSVAVSLELLLGADVLATAIAPSWDDIGKLAAIAVIRTLLNYFLGKELKEIGSKE
- a CDS encoding heavy metal translocating P-type ATPase; translated protein: MADQLVELNVTGMHCNNCAISVHKLLEKKGFHDILVDFASEEVKFSADNDAAVKDAIKSIEGLGYKVIDDAATHKEKFYDKVENKLIFCALFTIPLLVSMLLPWHFLSDPWAQFALCLPVFIVGCQHFGKSAWSSVKGGVPNMDVLIFIGSSSAFIYSLIGTLQHLGMRYQFYETCATIITLVLLGNLFEKRSVTQTTSAVKDLIKIQQVNARRVVNGEIEVISAKEVRAGDTLQVNTGDKIPVDGEVISGNASVNESMLTGESIPVEKAKYDKLIGGSILEHGNITMMATKVGSNTVLAQIIELMKKAQSAKPPIQKTGDQVAAIFVPAVIIIALVTFVLTWMVGHAGLQHAIMNAIAVLVISCPCAMGLATPTAVMVGLGRAAKNGILIKGGDTVETVTRAKYIVFDKTGTLTTGKFSINDIKAEAGFDTSVIRGTITAIEERSNHPIARSLVDGLKGLPQQKLILKSVTEEKGLGMRAEDVDGNHYFLGASKDKNKDALFNVSLYKNQVLMAQIEIDDEIKPEAASLITQLKGMGIKPVLLSGDRQSRCEKVALALGIKEVHGEKLPSEKLTVIDIYKKKGQTIMVGDGINDAPALTQADIGVSMNDSSQVAIQSAKVILLNTNLYSLVKFLQISRHTLITIKQNLFWAFAYNIVAIPIAAFGFLNPMFGALAMAFSDVVVIGNSLRLKVKKVS
- a CDS encoding DinB family protein, with protein sequence MQTNESVKNVFTQLEESLRQLTDAEYKQPCATLFNATIGQHVRHIIELFICLYKGYDIGIIDYDNRERDIRIESHKDFAIELLQVVISDLNKHNKDLLLAASYGDNSSPLLITTSFNREVIYNLEHTIHHMALIRVGINEVSDLALPDEFGVAASTIRYRRKCA